One genomic region from Candidatus Xiphinematobacter sp. encodes:
- the rpoC gene encoding DNA-directed RNA polymerase subunit beta' has product MKEFASREALFDPRGEAFEEVSITVASPEAVRGWSRGEVKNPETINYRTFKPEKGGLFCERIFGPTRDWECSCGKYKRIKHKGVVCDRCGVEVTLARVRRERMGHIELAVPVSHIWFYKCMPSRIGLMLDMTSRQLERVIYYEDYIVIDPGSTDLQHCQLLTEAEFLEIEERYGETFSAAMGAGAIQRLLEQVELIRLSDEIEQQMTCTRSKQLRKKLAKRLKLVQGFAASRTRPEWMVLDVLPVIPPDLRPLVPLEGGRFATSDLNDLYRRVINRNNRLKTLLQLKTPEVIIRNEKRMLQEAVDALFDNGRHGRAVTGAANRPLKSLSDMLKGKGGRFRQNLLGKRVDYSGRSVIVIGPELQLHQCGLPKKMALVLFEPFIIRRLKELGYVHTVRSAKKMIERQTPEVWDILDEVTRGHPVLLNRAPTLHRLSIQAFEPILIEGEAIRIHPLVCAAYNADFDGDQMAVHVPLSIEAQMEARLLMLAPNNIFSPSSGKPITTPSQDIPLGCYYLTQGPRQNAALEGKGRLPLFAGHAEVELALSRGAVQIHAIIRLQNPDFGKKTSYGDFSAKVIETTAGRVIFNQIWPQELGFYNKVAGKKQLSEIIWCCYKVAGHQKTVETLDRLKEVGFYAATKAGISIGITDMIIPREKTPLLERAYREVAEVEKQYHRGVITDGERKNKVQDIWTHTGEEVANALFRTLEHNEGRHEMNPVYMMVDSGARGNRTQVKQLAGMRGLMAKPSGEIIESPITSNFREGLTVLEYFISTHGARKGLADTALKTADSGYLTRKLVDAAQDVIVTSHDCETANGITVRPIYEGDEEVVSLSNRVVGRTSCEAVKDPVTGKILVCSGDLLEEGIATALENMGVEQLRIRSALTCESKQGICAKCYGRNLATGSIVKLGEAVGIIAAQSIGEPGTQLTMRTFHVGGTASQTFKQPIIKAKNDGWVRFNDLRTVRSLEENFIVLNKNGTVSIHQKDGRELESHNVVVGSVISIADGSFVKRGKTFIQWDPYNVPIITEKSGRVEFRDMIPGVTIRKQVDETTGLMGTMVVEHKEDLHPQIVILDEQAAVVVSYSIPAGAHITVAEGRIAQAGQLLAKTPRKIAKTKDITGGLPRVAELFEARRPKDAAEIAKVDGTVEIGGTVRGRRRLIIKDEASSVEEEHLIPLSKHIIVFNEDFVKKGQQLTEGPVVPHEVLEVCGPQELQEHLLNEVQEVYRLQGVEINDKHIEIIVRQMLRKVRITDPGDTSLLWGDQVDRLEFKKENDTVIEQGGKPAEASPVLLGITKASLETDSFISAASFQDTTRILTEAATLGKTDSLRGFKENVIMGHLIPAGSGFKANRDLELIHFGEEAHFGEETAFHPTTGYGGTRIEPEETPYEEAL; this is encoded by the coding sequence ATGAAAGAATTTGCCTCTCGTGAAGCCCTCTTCGATCCACGTGGGGAAGCCTTTGAAGAGGTCAGTATCACCGTTGCCTCCCCGGAGGCTGTCCGCGGGTGGAGTAGAGGAGAGGTTAAAAATCCTGAAACCATTAATTACCGTACCTTTAAACCAGAAAAGGGAGGCCTCTTCTGCGAGAGAATATTTGGGCCCACTCGGGATTGGGAATGCTCTTGCGGGAAGTATAAACGCATTAAACATAAGGGGGTGGTTTGTGATCGCTGCGGCGTAGAAGTTACTCTTGCTAGAGTACGTCGGGAGCGTATGGGACACATTGAGTTGGCTGTCCCCGTTTCGCACATCTGGTTCTATAAGTGTATGCCTTCACGTATTGGGCTAATGTTAGATATGACTTCCCGCCAATTAGAACGGGTGATTTACTATGAGGACTATATTGTCATTGACCCAGGTAGTACCGACTTACAGCATTGTCAGTTACTGACCGAGGCGGAATTTCTTGAGATAGAGGAACGTTACGGTGAGACGTTCAGTGCTGCCATGGGTGCAGGGGCTATTCAGAGGCTTTTGGAACAGGTCGAACTCATTAGGTTGAGTGATGAGATAGAGCAACAGATGACATGTACCAGAAGCAAACAATTGCGTAAAAAGCTTGCTAAACGCTTGAAACTTGTGCAGGGATTTGCTGCCTCGCGTACGCGCCCCGAGTGGATGGTTTTGGATGTGTTGCCGGTAATACCTCCAGATCTACGCCCGTTAGTTCCCCTGGAAGGGGGACGCTTTGCAACCTCGGATCTTAACGATCTTTACCGTCGTGTCATCAATCGAAATAACCGCCTGAAGACGCTTTTGCAGCTCAAAACTCCTGAGGTAATCATTCGCAATGAGAAGCGGATGCTTCAGGAAGCGGTAGATGCCTTATTTGATAATGGCCGTCACGGCCGTGCTGTTACTGGGGCAGCAAATCGCCCACTAAAGTCCCTCAGTGATATGCTGAAGGGGAAGGGGGGTCGCTTTCGGCAAAATCTCCTAGGAAAGCGAGTAGATTATTCAGGGCGCTCCGTCATAGTTATTGGGCCAGAATTGCAGCTTCATCAGTGCGGTCTCCCCAAGAAGATGGCCTTGGTTCTCTTTGAGCCTTTTATTATTCGGCGTCTGAAAGAATTGGGTTACGTGCATACCGTACGTAGCGCCAAGAAGATGATTGAACGCCAAACTCCGGAAGTGTGGGACATTTTAGATGAGGTAACCAGAGGACATCCTGTGCTCCTCAACCGTGCCCCCACATTGCATCGCCTTTCTATCCAAGCCTTCGAGCCTATCCTCATCGAGGGTGAGGCAATCCGGATCCACCCACTAGTTTGTGCCGCTTACAATGCAGACTTCGACGGCGACCAGATGGCAGTCCATGTGCCGCTTTCTATAGAGGCACAGATGGAAGCCCGGTTACTCATGCTGGCCCCCAATAACATTTTCTCTCCCTCTAGTGGGAAGCCAATTACAACTCCCTCCCAAGACATCCCGCTGGGATGCTACTATCTTACACAGGGCCCACGCCAAAATGCGGCCCTCGAAGGGAAGGGACGTCTGCCTCTTTTTGCAGGGCATGCTGAAGTTGAGTTAGCTCTTTCTAGAGGAGCGGTCCAAATTCATGCTATAATCCGCCTTCAAAACCCGGATTTTGGTAAGAAGACTTCCTACGGGGATTTTAGTGCAAAAGTCATTGAGACAACTGCAGGCCGTGTAATTTTCAACCAAATTTGGCCCCAGGAGCTTGGTTTCTACAATAAGGTAGCTGGAAAGAAACAGCTTAGCGAGATCATTTGGTGTTGCTACAAGGTAGCTGGCCATCAGAAGACAGTAGAAACTCTTGATCGTCTCAAAGAGGTAGGCTTCTATGCTGCTACCAAGGCTGGGATCTCGATCGGGATTACGGACATGATCATTCCGAGGGAGAAGACTCCCCTCCTAGAGCGCGCTTACAGAGAGGTTGCCGAGGTAGAAAAGCAGTACCATCGTGGCGTTATTACGGATGGTGAACGTAAAAACAAAGTGCAGGACATCTGGACTCATACAGGAGAAGAGGTTGCAAATGCTCTCTTCCGAACATTAGAGCACAACGAAGGTCGACACGAAATGAACCCTGTTTACATGATGGTGGACTCCGGCGCGCGTGGAAATCGCACACAGGTCAAGCAGCTGGCTGGCATGCGTGGTCTCATGGCCAAACCGTCCGGAGAAATCATTGAAAGTCCCATCACCTCCAATTTTCGTGAGGGGCTCACTGTACTGGAATACTTTATCTCGACGCATGGTGCGCGTAAGGGACTTGCAGATACTGCCCTGAAAACAGCTGATTCTGGTTATCTTACACGCAAACTTGTTGATGCTGCCCAGGATGTGATTGTTACTTCACACGATTGTGAAACGGCAAACGGCATCACCGTGCGTCCTATTTATGAAGGAGACGAAGAAGTGGTCAGCCTAAGCAATCGCGTTGTAGGCCGCACGAGTTGCGAAGCTGTTAAGGATCCGGTGACTGGAAAAATTTTGGTTTGCTCTGGCGATCTCCTTGAGGAGGGGATTGCTACCGCTTTGGAAAACATGGGGGTCGAACAGCTTAGGATTCGCTCTGCGCTTACTTGTGAATCGAAACAGGGAATTTGTGCCAAATGTTACGGAAGAAATCTCGCCACGGGTAGCATAGTGAAGCTCGGAGAGGCAGTCGGCATCATTGCTGCTCAGAGCATTGGAGAACCGGGTACTCAGCTCACCATGCGGACATTCCATGTGGGCGGAACTGCTAGCCAAACGTTTAAACAGCCTATCATCAAGGCTAAGAATGACGGTTGGGTGCGTTTCAACGACCTGCGTACCGTACGTTCCCTTGAAGAGAACTTCATCGTCCTGAACAAGAACGGCACTGTTAGTATCCACCAGAAGGATGGGCGTGAACTGGAAAGTCACAACGTTGTGGTTGGTTCCGTTATCTCGATAGCGGATGGATCTTTCGTCAAACGCGGTAAGACATTTATCCAGTGGGATCCTTATAATGTGCCAATTATTACTGAGAAATCGGGACGTGTTGAGTTTCGGGACATGATTCCTGGGGTCACCATTCGTAAACAGGTGGACGAAACAACTGGACTTATGGGCACGATGGTAGTCGAACATAAGGAGGATCTCCACCCCCAGATAGTCATTCTGGATGAGCAGGCAGCGGTAGTCGTTAGTTATTCTATTCCGGCAGGAGCTCACATCACCGTAGCGGAGGGAAGAATTGCCCAAGCCGGCCAGTTACTCGCAAAAACCCCACGAAAGATTGCTAAGACCAAGGACATTACGGGTGGACTGCCAAGAGTTGCCGAATTATTTGAGGCACGCCGCCCGAAAGATGCTGCGGAGATTGCGAAGGTAGACGGCACGGTTGAAATTGGTGGGACAGTTCGAGGAAGGCGACGTCTTATCATTAAGGATGAGGCATCGAGTGTGGAGGAGGAACACCTCATTCCACTTAGCAAGCATATCATTGTTTTTAACGAGGATTTCGTAAAAAAGGGACAACAATTGACTGAGGGGCCTGTTGTTCCTCATGAAGTGTTAGAGGTATGTGGTCCCCAGGAGCTACAGGAGCATCTCCTCAATGAGGTACAGGAGGTCTATCGACTGCAGGGGGTAGAAATTAATGACAAGCATATTGAGATTATTGTACGTCAAATGCTACGCAAGGTAAGGATCACTGATCCTGGTGATACCTCTTTGCTTTGGGGCGATCAAGTAGACCGGCTAGAGTTTAAAAAGGAAAACGACACAGTCATAGAACAGGGTGGAAAACCGGCTGAAGCCTCTCCTGTCTTACTTGGAATTACTAAAGCCTCCCTGGAGACCGACAGCTTTATTTCGGCGGCGTCTTTTCAAGACACCACCCGCATCCTTACGGAAGCAGCCACTCTGGGTAAAACGGACTCTCTCCGTGGGTTTAAGGAGAATGTTATTATGGGGCACCTCATTCCAGCGGGTAGCGGCTTTAAAGCTAACCGTGATCTTGAACTTATCCATTTTGGTGAAGAGGCTCATTTTGGTGAAGAGACTGCATTCCATCCAACAACCGGGTACGGTGGTACCAGGATCGAACCTGAAGAAACTCCTTACGAAGAAGCACTATGA
- the rpsB gene encoding 30S ribosomal protein S2: MELMTELLEAGVHYGHQTRRWHPRMRDYILEERNSIYIIDLEKTVKQLAQASLFLGQVVQKGGRVLFVGTKKQAQEAVKEAAIATGQFFVNQRWLGGTLTNLITIRKSVARMQKLEALEQGTSWSRMNKKEASALHREAVKLHSNLSGIAEMETLPDAVVVIDTLCEKIAISEANRLHIPVVAIVDTNSNPSYIDYPIAGNDDAIRSVRMILQILVDAMYQASQPQGKVNSIESTSTVAG; encoded by the coding sequence ATGGAACTTATGACTGAACTGCTGGAAGCAGGAGTCCACTATGGGCATCAGACCAGACGGTGGCATCCCAGGATGCGCGACTATATTTTAGAAGAACGCAACTCTATTTATATTATCGACTTAGAAAAAACGGTTAAGCAGTTGGCACAGGCATCACTTTTTTTAGGACAGGTAGTGCAAAAAGGGGGCAGGGTGCTTTTTGTAGGGACAAAAAAACAGGCACAAGAAGCTGTGAAAGAAGCGGCCATTGCCACTGGCCAGTTTTTTGTTAACCAGCGATGGTTGGGTGGGACATTGACCAATCTGATAACGATTCGGAAGAGTGTTGCCCGTATGCAAAAACTGGAAGCCCTAGAGCAAGGCACCAGTTGGTCGCGAATGAACAAGAAAGAGGCTTCTGCTCTCCACCGGGAAGCCGTTAAGCTGCATTCTAATCTCAGCGGGATCGCTGAAATGGAAACTCTGCCCGATGCAGTTGTTGTTATCGACACCCTCTGTGAAAAAATTGCCATTTCCGAAGCCAACCGCCTCCACATTCCAGTCGTTGCTATTGTGGACACTAATAGTAACCCTTCCTATATCGACTACCCTATTGCTGGCAATGATGACGCCATCCGCTCAGTCCGGATGATTTTGCAGATACTAGTGGACGCTATGTACCAAGCCTCTCAGCCACAAGGCAAGGTAAACAGTATAGAATCGACTTCCACTGTTGCCGGGTAA
- the tsf gene encoding translation elongation factor Ts, translated as MKEVVTARLVKDLRERTGAGIMDCKRALVEVSGNITKAADLLRERGISLAKKRSSYTTREGLVASYIHLQGKVGVLVEVNCETDFVANNETFRKFVKDITLHIAASHPIYLRRGEVPAHIVENERRVCAVQVQGKPSRVVEKIVEGKLEKFYSMVCLLEQAFVKEPDLTIQELVNQQITKLGENVVIRRFVRYAVGEDLSLENER; from the coding sequence ATGAAAGAAGTAGTTACCGCAAGACTTGTTAAAGACCTCCGTGAAAGGACTGGTGCAGGCATCATGGACTGCAAGCGTGCCCTGGTTGAGGTGAGTGGGAACATCACTAAGGCAGCAGACCTTCTTCGCGAAAGAGGTATTTCGCTCGCTAAAAAGCGATCTTCTTACACGACACGGGAAGGCCTCGTAGCGTCCTACATCCATCTGCAAGGGAAAGTCGGAGTGCTTGTCGAAGTCAACTGTGAGACTGACTTTGTCGCCAACAATGAAACCTTTCGCAAGTTTGTAAAGGATATCACGTTACATATTGCGGCATCGCATCCGATCTATCTGAGGCGGGGAGAGGTTCCTGCTCACATAGTTGAGAATGAGCGCAGAGTCTGCGCCGTCCAGGTTCAAGGCAAGCCTTCTCGTGTAGTAGAGAAGATCGTGGAAGGAAAATTGGAGAAATTTTACTCCATGGTTTGTCTGCTTGAACAAGCTTTTGTAAAAGAGCCTGATCTTACCATCCAAGAGCTTGTGAATCAACAGATTACGAAACTAGGAGAGAATGTTGTGATTCGCCGCTTTGTCCGCTATGCAGTCGGTGAAGATCTTTCTCTAGAAAACGAGAGGTAG
- the pyk gene encoding pyruvate kinase: MRKTKIVCTLGPATDSEKKISELIETGCNIFRINMSHALHDWVCKVAQSVRKVAAKKGKVVGILLDTQGPAIRTGDLSSPLHLKVGSTVEFTVHGASRKAVHSVSVNYGGLVQDVSIGSILLVDNGVIRMKVLSKQENRIHCEVLTPGILRSRRHINLPGVRVSMPPLTEKDLADIKLGMEIGVDFVALSFCREASDIRVLRKILRQYGSVASIIAKIEDQHAVQVVDEIIREADAIMLARGDLGIECPMEELPIIQRSVTRRCLQIGRPVIVATHMLESMIKNPFPTRAEIIDVAYAVFEQVDAIMLSGETSIGKYPVECVRTFDQIARRVENDNQNFHVQETITVDCKQELIKSSVALANSLPNSKLIVFTRRGAMAHCVSRLRLTGTSVFAFSPDEEMVRQLMLDWNVFPIHMPFANSPERTVTDAETLLKQRNLIQKGDQLVVVSDLLVGENTFHSIQLRTVF, from the coding sequence ATGCGCAAAACAAAAATCGTCTGTACCCTGGGACCAGCAACAGATTCCGAGAAAAAGATTTCCGAACTGATTGAAACCGGATGCAACATTTTTAGGATCAACATGAGCCATGCTCTTCATGACTGGGTATGCAAAGTAGCTCAGAGCGTTCGCAAGGTTGCTGCCAAAAAGGGAAAAGTGGTCGGTATTCTGCTCGACACTCAAGGTCCTGCTATTCGCACCGGAGACCTAAGTAGTCCTCTCCATCTTAAGGTAGGAAGCACCGTAGAATTTACGGTCCATGGCGCTAGCAGAAAAGCAGTCCACTCTGTGAGTGTCAACTATGGTGGCCTAGTCCAAGATGTATCCATAGGAAGTATCCTCCTTGTAGATAATGGCGTGATTCGTATGAAAGTGCTTTCAAAGCAAGAGAATAGGATACATTGTGAGGTGCTAACTCCTGGGATCTTAAGGTCCCGTAGACATATCAATCTTCCGGGTGTTCGAGTTAGCATGCCACCCTTAACCGAGAAGGACCTTGCGGATATTAAGCTGGGCATGGAGATAGGAGTGGACTTTGTTGCTCTCAGTTTCTGCCGGGAAGCAAGTGATATCCGGGTGCTTCGTAAAATCCTCCGACAATATGGAAGCGTTGCCTCTATCATTGCTAAGATTGAGGATCAGCATGCTGTACAGGTTGTTGATGAAATCATCCGTGAAGCGGATGCTATCATGTTAGCCCGTGGTGATCTTGGTATTGAGTGTCCAATGGAGGAACTTCCAATTATTCAGAGGAGCGTTACCAGACGCTGCTTGCAGATTGGACGACCTGTGATTGTCGCCACCCATATGCTAGAGTCTATGATCAAGAATCCCTTTCCTACTCGTGCAGAGATTATAGATGTCGCGTACGCCGTTTTCGAACAAGTAGACGCGATCATGCTGAGTGGAGAAACCAGCATAGGCAAGTATCCAGTGGAATGCGTGCGCACTTTTGACCAAATTGCTCGTCGGGTCGAAAATGACAATCAGAACTTCCATGTTCAGGAGACAATCACCGTAGACTGCAAGCAGGAGCTGATAAAATCCTCAGTGGCCTTAGCCAACTCTCTTCCTAACTCAAAGCTGATCGTTTTTACGCGCCGCGGTGCAATGGCCCATTGCGTAAGCCGTCTTCGGTTGACCGGAACCTCCGTGTTTGCCTTTTCCCCCGATGAGGAAATGGTACGACAGCTGATGTTGGACTGGAATGTTTTTCCTATCCATATGCCATTCGCAAATTCCCCAGAGCGTACTGTCACAGATGCTGAGACGTTGCTCAAGCAGCGAAACTTGATCCAAAAAGGTGACCAACTTGTAGTCGTTAGCGACCTTCTAGTGGGAGAAAATACTTTCCACTCTATTCAGTTAAGGACCGTATTCTAG
- the sucC gene encoding ADP-forming succinate--CoA ligase subunit beta, which translates to MNIHEYQAKQLFEKFQVAVPRGAPASTPNQARKVATELGVHRFVVKAQIHAGGRGKGVFANGLLSGVHLCNSIEQVVKAASQMLGNTLITCQTGSEGQIVHQVLIAESIEIKREYYFAIVVDREASIPLLVASQEGGVEIENIVEKSSGKILCEAVHPLMGLQAYQARNLAYRLGFQHSKIAEAATLFLRLFDFFVSLDCSLAEVNPLILAADGRVLALDAKCSFDDNALFRHPDVTALRDLSEEDFHEAEASRFDLNYVRLDGSVACLVNGAGLAMATMDIIKYYGGNPANFLDVGGSASEEQVTAAFKILLSDEGVKAILVNIFGGIMRCDVIAQGILNAVRIVSLPVPLIVRLEGTNEELGKKLLVESRLPIIAADDLADAAQKAVAAAKNPLCCCR; encoded by the coding sequence ATGAATATCCACGAATATCAAGCTAAACAGTTGTTTGAGAAATTCCAAGTAGCCGTCCCTAGAGGGGCTCCAGCGTCTACCCCGAACCAGGCACGTAAAGTTGCCACTGAATTAGGTGTGCATCGCTTTGTTGTTAAGGCGCAAATTCACGCAGGAGGACGGGGAAAGGGTGTATTTGCAAATGGATTGCTCAGTGGAGTCCACCTTTGCAATTCAATAGAGCAGGTTGTTAAAGCGGCTTCTCAAATGTTAGGCAATACCCTCATTACTTGTCAGACTGGATCGGAAGGACAGATTGTCCATCAAGTACTTATAGCTGAAAGCATAGAGATCAAGAGGGAATACTATTTCGCAATTGTTGTGGATCGTGAGGCAAGTATTCCACTCTTAGTTGCTAGCCAAGAAGGGGGAGTAGAAATCGAAAATATAGTTGAGAAATCTTCTGGAAAAATTCTCTGCGAGGCTGTGCACCCCCTGATGGGTTTGCAGGCTTACCAGGCACGAAATTTAGCGTATCGGCTTGGTTTTCAACACTCGAAGATTGCCGAAGCCGCTACTCTCTTTCTCCGACTTTTTGACTTTTTTGTTTCCCTCGATTGTTCCCTTGCAGAAGTTAATCCACTTATATTAGCGGCGGATGGTAGAGTGCTGGCCCTGGATGCAAAGTGCAGTTTCGATGATAATGCACTTTTTCGGCATCCAGATGTTACGGCTCTACGCGATCTTTCGGAGGAAGACTTCCACGAAGCTGAAGCCTCTAGGTTTGATCTAAACTATGTTAGGCTAGATGGAAGTGTCGCTTGCCTAGTAAATGGTGCAGGGCTAGCCATGGCGACGATGGACATTATCAAGTATTATGGGGGCAACCCCGCTAATTTTCTCGATGTCGGCGGTAGCGCAAGTGAAGAACAAGTGACAGCAGCCTTCAAGATTCTTCTCAGCGACGAAGGTGTCAAGGCAATCCTGGTAAACATTTTTGGTGGTATCATGAGATGCGATGTTATCGCTCAGGGAATTCTTAACGCTGTCCGCATAGTAAGCTTGCCTGTGCCTCTTATTGTAAGATTGGAGGGCACTAATGAGGAGCTTGGAAAAAAATTGCTTGTAGAGTCCCGCCTGCCTATCATTGCTGCGGACGATTTGGCTGATGCTGCCCAGAAGGCAGTGGCTGCAGCCAAAAATCCTCTCTGTTGTTGTAGGTAG
- the sucD gene encoding succinate--CoA ligase subunit alpha, whose amino-acid sequence MAVLINKSTRLLVQGITGRSGSFHTRSCIEYGTNVVAGVTPGRGGGTFDSIVPIFDTVEEARKETGCDATMIFVPGPFAADAVLEAAAAGVGLIVCITEGIPTMDMVRVMAVLQEKECRLIGPNCPGVITPGQCKIGIMPGYIHRPGSIGIISRSGTLTYEAVWQLTERGYGQSTCIGVGGDPVQGTSHLEALKMLHDDPETQGIVLVGEIGGTAEEQAAAWAKEHGRKPLAAFVAGATAPAGRRMGHAGAIISSGKGTAQSKIEALEEAGFHIARSPADIAKTVIQALEAK is encoded by the coding sequence ATGGCGGTCTTGATTAATAAGAGTACTCGCCTGCTGGTGCAGGGGATTACTGGAAGATCTGGTTCCTTTCATACACGTAGTTGCATAGAATATGGGACTAACGTTGTAGCTGGGGTAACGCCAGGGCGTGGGGGAGGGACCTTTGACTCTATAGTGCCAATATTTGATACCGTAGAGGAGGCACGGAAGGAGACTGGATGCGACGCCACAATGATCTTCGTGCCTGGCCCGTTCGCTGCCGATGCAGTTCTAGAGGCGGCTGCGGCAGGGGTGGGTCTTATTGTCTGTATTACTGAGGGCATTCCTACTATGGACATGGTACGCGTAATGGCAGTACTGCAGGAAAAGGAATGTCGGCTAATTGGGCCTAACTGCCCAGGCGTTATAACGCCTGGGCAATGTAAGATCGGTATCATGCCAGGCTATATCCATAGGCCGGGCTCCATCGGAATCATCTCCCGCTCTGGGACCCTAACTTATGAGGCTGTTTGGCAATTAACAGAACGTGGTTACGGGCAAAGCACGTGCATTGGTGTCGGAGGCGATCCTGTCCAGGGAACTTCACATCTAGAGGCTCTTAAAATGTTACACGACGACCCAGAGACACAAGGAATTGTTCTCGTCGGAGAGATTGGGGGTACGGCAGAGGAGCAAGCCGCTGCATGGGCGAAGGAACATGGCAGAAAACCGCTTGCTGCATTTGTTGCTGGTGCAACTGCCCCGGCTGGGCGTCGCATGGGGCATGCCGGAGCCATTATTTCTAGCGGTAAGGGGACCGCGCAGAGTAAGATAGAGGCCTTAGAAGAGGCTGGTTTTCATATAGCCAGATCTCCAGCGGATATCGCAAAGACTGTGATCCAAGCCTTAGAGGCTAAGTAG
- a CDS encoding citrate synthase (catalyzes the formation of citrate from acetyl-CoA and oxaloacetate): protein MAITTAKGLEGIIANSTAISDVRGEEGVLIYGGYDINELAGKVSYEEVVYLLWHGKLPDQDELDHLKADLSHCRRLPEGVLSFIMGAPKDANPMDILRTGISMMGLYDRVEGTGAEADRKRAVNITAKVAIIAAYFHRARQGKSLPSIREDLGEAAHFLYLLNAEEPSAEVANTLDLAFLLHADHGMNASTFSARVTISTLSDIYSAITSAIGTLKGPLHGGANEGVIHMLLEIESLDRVDDWVGERLAQKKRIMGIGHRVYRTLDPRAPHLRRMALKLCNRLGEQKWIQMSERIAAIMKAKKGLHANVDFYSATVYYSLGIPTDMFTPVFTIARTAGWTAHILEQLADNRLYRPLSEYTGPVLGKRVKPINQR from the coding sequence ATGGCAATTACCACTGCAAAAGGGCTAGAAGGAATCATTGCAAACAGTACCGCTATCAGTGATGTGCGGGGAGAAGAGGGTGTTCTGATCTATGGGGGATATGACATCAATGAGCTAGCCGGTAAGGTTAGTTACGAGGAAGTGGTATATTTGCTTTGGCATGGAAAATTGCCTGACCAAGACGAACTTGATCACCTAAAGGCCGATTTAAGTCATTGTCGCAGGTTACCAGAAGGGGTTCTAAGCTTTATTATGGGGGCGCCAAAAGATGCTAATCCTATGGATATACTTCGAACAGGAATATCAATGATGGGGCTATATGATAGGGTGGAGGGAACTGGTGCAGAAGCAGATCGGAAGCGGGCTGTTAATATCACAGCTAAGGTAGCGATCATAGCTGCCTATTTTCACCGTGCCCGCCAAGGTAAAAGTTTACCTTCAATTCGTGAGGATCTTGGAGAGGCTGCTCACTTTCTTTATTTGCTCAACGCAGAAGAGCCTTCGGCTGAGGTAGCAAATACATTGGACCTTGCCTTCTTGCTCCATGCTGACCACGGAATGAACGCTTCCACTTTCTCTGCACGCGTCACCATTTCTACCTTGAGTGATATTTACTCTGCTATCACCTCCGCTATTGGAACTCTCAAGGGACCTCTTCACGGAGGAGCCAATGAGGGCGTCATTCACATGCTCCTCGAAATCGAGAGCCTGGACCGAGTGGATGATTGGGTTGGGGAGCGCCTTGCTCAGAAAAAGAGAATTATGGGTATTGGACACCGCGTTTACCGTACGCTGGATCCCCGTGCCCCACATTTACGGAGAATGGCTCTTAAACTTTGCAATCGGCTAGGCGAGCAGAAGTGGATCCAAATGTCTGAGCGTATTGCCGCTATCATGAAGGCGAAGAAGGGTCTTCATGCTAACGTTGATTTTTATTCGGCTACCGTCTACTATTCCCTTGGTATCCCAACCGACATGTTTACCCCCGTCTTCACTATTGCACGTACAGCTGGTTGGACAGCTCATATTCTGGAGCAGCTTGCGGATAACCGGCTCTACCGGCCACTAAGCGAATACACAGGACCAGTCCTAGGGAAAAGGGTAAAGCCCATCAATCAACGCTGA